A window of the Tunturibacter empetritectus genome harbors these coding sequences:
- a CDS encoding flavin monoamine oxidase family protein: MSLTRRVFLQRIAQIGGYSAAFATMQALGLMPAVGQSPLPQLPADFGKGKKIIILGAGIAGMTAAYELRKAGFDCTILEARNRPGGRNWTVRDGTKVEFTDGTIQNCDWQDGGYLNAGPARIPSIHTHILGYCQELGVRLEVEVNTSRSALMQSPKLNHGDPVQQRQVVHDTRGYLAELLSKAINKHTLDHELSKEETARLLEFLQNFGDLNKDGRYTGTPRAGFITGPGAGPVNPVLHKPLNFSELLAADMSTGEFYEEQIDWQATMFQPIGGMDRIAYGFANSLGDMIHYECPVTEITTSGQSVTVAYTKSGTPQTISADFCICTLPLPILAKTKNNFSPETQQAFTGMPMVPLYKIAWQSPRFWEKENNIYGGISFLKDKVDLVWYPTDKLFSPTGVLVAGFNSEQELIGGLGGTTTGKLSSFGALPTIEAKFEASRQAVELLHPGRSHLLTKPIYVAWAKIPYSLGCLANNFVSGSAPAYAQLEKPEGKTYFAGDYLSHLVAWQEGAVLSAHHAIERIAKQMQS, encoded by the coding sequence ATGAGCCTGACCCGACGTGTCTTCCTTCAGCGCATCGCCCAGATCGGCGGCTACTCCGCCGCATTCGCCACCATGCAGGCGCTCGGCCTCATGCCCGCCGTCGGCCAGTCTCCGCTCCCGCAGCTCCCCGCCGACTTCGGCAAAGGCAAAAAAATCATCATCCTCGGCGCAGGCATCGCCGGCATGACTGCCGCCTACGAGCTCCGCAAAGCCGGCTTCGACTGCACCATCCTCGAAGCACGCAACCGCCCCGGCGGCCGCAATTGGACCGTCCGCGACGGCACCAAGGTCGAGTTCACCGACGGGACCATCCAAAACTGCGACTGGCAGGACGGCGGCTACCTCAACGCCGGTCCCGCGCGCATCCCCTCCATCCACACCCACATCCTCGGGTACTGTCAGGAGCTCGGCGTTCGCCTCGAAGTCGAAGTCAACACCTCGCGCTCAGCCCTCATGCAGTCTCCAAAGCTCAACCACGGCGACCCCGTCCAGCAGCGACAGGTCGTCCACGACACACGCGGCTATCTCGCCGAACTCCTCTCGAAAGCGATCAACAAACACACCCTCGACCACGAGCTCTCCAAAGAAGAAACTGCCCGTCTTCTCGAATTCCTTCAGAACTTCGGCGACCTCAACAAAGATGGACGTTACACCGGCACTCCTCGCGCAGGCTTCATCACTGGCCCCGGTGCAGGCCCTGTCAACCCCGTTCTGCACAAACCGCTCAACTTCTCCGAACTCCTCGCCGCCGACATGTCCACCGGCGAGTTCTACGAAGAGCAGATCGACTGGCAGGCCACCATGTTCCAGCCCATCGGCGGTATGGATCGCATCGCATACGGCTTCGCAAACTCTCTCGGCGACATGATCCACTACGAGTGTCCCGTCACCGAGATCACCACCTCCGGCCAAAGCGTCACCGTCGCTTACACCAAATCCGGCACACCCCAAACCATCTCCGCCGACTTCTGCATCTGCACCCTGCCGCTGCCAATCCTCGCCAAAACCAAAAACAACTTCTCTCCCGAAACCCAACAGGCATTCACAGGCATGCCCATGGTTCCGCTCTATAAAATCGCCTGGCAGTCTCCACGCTTCTGGGAGAAAGAGAACAACATCTACGGTGGCATCTCCTTCCTCAAAGACAAAGTCGACCTCGTCTGGTACCCCACCGATAAACTCTTCTCTCCCACTGGGGTCCTGGTTGCTGGCTTCAACTCCGAGCAGGAGCTCATTGGCGGCCTCGGCGGCACTACCACCGGCAAGCTCTCCTCCTTCGGCGCACTCCCCACCATCGAAGCAAAGTTCGAAGCCTCCCGTCAGGCCGTTGAGCTCCTTCACCCAGGCCGCTCCCACCTGCTCACCAAACCGATCTATGTCGCATGGGCCAAGATCCCATACTCCCTCGGCTGCCTCGCGAACAACTTCGTCTCCGGCAGCGCCCCGGCCTACGCACAGCTTGAAAAACCCGAGGGCAAAACATACTTCGCCGGCGACTACCTCTCTCACCTCGTCGCCTGGCAAGAAGGCGCTGTCCTCTCCGCCCACCACGCCATCGAACGCATCGCAAAACAGATGCAGAGCTAA
- a CDS encoding GNAT family N-acetyltransferase, which translates to MILIQKIELPIAGLEELHVEAKRDGYDFIDTLIDEWASGANRFEAPGEVLCGYLDHGQLVAVGGLTIDPFTTEPHTGRIRRVYVRSAWRNQGVGRALVSTLVEQALKNFRHVRLRAENENAARLYESMGFTPIEDPGATHTLSFEDHKDRKDYAAHK; encoded by the coding sequence ATGATCCTGATTCAAAAAATCGAATTACCAATAGCCGGACTGGAAGAACTTCACGTCGAAGCAAAAAGAGACGGCTACGACTTCATTGACACGCTCATTGACGAGTGGGCCAGCGGAGCCAATCGCTTCGAAGCCCCAGGTGAAGTCCTCTGCGGCTACCTCGACCACGGCCAGCTCGTCGCAGTCGGCGGGCTCACCATCGATCCCTTCACCACCGAACCACACACAGGCCGCATCCGCCGCGTCTACGTCCGCTCCGCATGGCGCAACCAGGGAGTAGGCCGAGCCCTCGTCTCCACCCTGGTAGAACAAGCCCTGAAGAACTTCCGCCACGTACGCCTCCGCGCAGAAAACGAAAACGCAGCACGCCTCTACGAAAGCATGGGATTCACGCCCATTGAAGACCCAGGCGCAACTCACACCCTCTCCTTCGAAGATCACAAAGATCGGAAAGATTACGCCGCCC
- the ftsZ gene encoding cell division protein FtsZ, translating into MSNLPNNSNDPNDLRIHYHDEIPRGARIKVIGVGGGGNNAVNRMIAANVVGVEFIAANTDVQALQVSNAPVKLQLGVKLTSGLGAGANPDVGRRAALEDSDKIIEALEGADMVFVTAGLGGGTGTGAAPVIASLASEMGALTVAVVTRPFAFEGKRRMQQAERGMQELLESVDTVIVIPNEKLLAVAKDAGFFESFRIADDVLRQGVQGISDIITIPGVINRDFADVKTTMAGMGYAVMGTGVRSGANRAVEAAMAAMASPLLEAGAIDGARGILINITGSSSLKLSEVNEASSIIQNAAHEDANIIFGAVQDESMGDEVKITVIATGFKQQEMPQRRERMLAEATLPTMRYDVPIQPRVVSARPMGTRFASEIEPAKEAVRPVHETSERREPVVKMEADAPAELVPVPASVFDDDFFRAPGVPGVRGDRAAEVDRVEAGPVERARDTHFSAPMRVQQKDVRSVTGEAGDSSVRVPAFGSAAAVAAADPAEPDELDIPAFLRRGN; encoded by the coding sequence ATGTCGAATTTGCCCAATAATTCTAACGATCCGAACGATCTCCGCATTCACTATCACGATGAGATACCGCGTGGAGCGAGGATCAAGGTGATCGGCGTGGGCGGCGGCGGGAACAACGCTGTGAATCGCATGATCGCGGCGAACGTTGTGGGCGTGGAGTTTATTGCGGCGAATACGGATGTGCAGGCGCTGCAGGTGTCGAATGCTCCGGTGAAGCTGCAGCTGGGTGTGAAGCTGACGAGTGGACTGGGCGCGGGTGCGAATCCGGATGTGGGGCGGCGCGCGGCGCTTGAGGATTCGGACAAGATCATCGAGGCGCTAGAGGGCGCGGATATGGTGTTTGTGACTGCGGGGCTTGGTGGCGGTACGGGGACCGGAGCTGCTCCGGTGATTGCGAGCCTGGCGAGTGAGATGGGCGCGCTGACGGTGGCGGTGGTGACGCGACCGTTTGCGTTTGAAGGCAAGCGACGGATGCAGCAGGCCGAGCGCGGGATGCAGGAGCTGCTGGAGTCGGTCGATACCGTGATCGTGATTCCGAATGAGAAGCTGCTGGCGGTGGCGAAGGATGCTGGATTTTTCGAGAGCTTCCGGATTGCGGATGATGTGCTGCGGCAGGGCGTGCAGGGGATCTCGGACATCATCACGATTCCTGGTGTAATCAATCGCGACTTTGCCGATGTGAAGACGACGATGGCCGGGATGGGTTACGCGGTGATGGGGACGGGTGTGCGGTCTGGTGCGAACCGTGCGGTGGAGGCTGCGATGGCTGCGATGGCTTCGCCGCTGTTGGAGGCGGGAGCGATCGATGGCGCGCGCGGGATTCTGATCAACATTACGGGGTCGAGCAGTCTGAAGCTGAGCGAGGTGAATGAGGCTTCGAGCATCATTCAGAATGCGGCGCATGAGGATGCGAACATCATCTTTGGCGCGGTGCAGGATGAGTCGATGGGCGATGAGGTGAAGATTACCGTGATTGCGACGGGCTTCAAGCAGCAGGAGATGCCGCAGCGGCGGGAGCGCATGCTGGCTGAGGCGACGCTGCCAACGATGCGGTATGACGTGCCGATACAGCCTCGCGTGGTTTCTGCCCGACCAATGGGTACGAGATTTGCCAGTGAGATAGAGCCGGCAAAAGAAGCGGTGCGGCCGGTGCATGAGACGAGCGAGAGGAGGGAGCCGGTGGTGAAGATGGAGGCGGATGCTCCGGCGGAGTTGGTTCCGGTTCCGGCGTCGGTGTTTGATGACGATTTTTTCCGGGCTCCTGGGGTTCCTGGGGTGCGCGGGGACAGAGCTGCTGAGGTGGATCGGGTGGAGGCTGGACCGGTTGAGCGGGCGAGGGATACTCACTTTTCGGCGCCAATGCGCGTCCAACAAAAGGACGTGCGCAGTGTGACGGGCGAGGCGGGGGACTCCTCGGTCCGGGTTCCGGCGTTTGGGAGCGCGGCGGCAGTGGCGGCTGCGGATCCTGCAGAGCCGGATGAGCTTGATATTCCTGCGTTTTTGCGACGCGGGAACTGA